The following proteins come from a genomic window of Streptomyces sp. Sge12:
- a CDS encoding helix-turn-helix domain-containing protein — protein MNGKVRLGEFLQTRRSQLQPEDLGIPGYGERRRVPGLRREELASLAGVSVSYYTRLEQGQSLNASPQVLDAIARALRLEEAERLHLHNLARSSATGPGRGRRPAPERVTDATGQLLEALAHVPAIVTGRRSDVLAWNRLGHALFAGHLDPGAPDRPAGRPNMARLVFLDAHTRDLYADWPAKARAVVGNLRLVAGLHPDDTALHALVGELSAKSADFASMWADHRVTACAVATYEMRHPLVGPLTVTQQTLSQGQGQGQGQNIVVATAEADSPARTTLALLAQVTPQHDPARPGIRAGSGFG, from the coding sequence ATGAACGGAAAAGTGCGGCTCGGGGAGTTCCTGCAGACGCGGCGCTCCCAGCTGCAGCCGGAGGATCTCGGAATACCCGGCTACGGAGAGCGGCGCCGCGTGCCGGGGCTGCGACGCGAGGAGCTGGCCTCGCTGGCGGGTGTCAGCGTCTCCTACTACACCCGGCTGGAACAGGGGCAGTCCCTGAACGCCTCACCGCAGGTGCTCGACGCGATCGCCCGGGCCCTGCGGCTGGAGGAGGCCGAGCGGCTGCACCTGCACAACCTGGCCCGGTCGTCGGCCACGGGCCCAGGACGAGGCCGCCGGCCCGCCCCGGAGCGGGTGACGGACGCGACCGGCCAGTTGCTGGAGGCGCTGGCCCACGTTCCGGCGATCGTGACCGGCCGCCGCAGTGACGTCCTGGCATGGAACCGGCTGGGCCATGCGCTGTTCGCCGGGCACCTGGACCCGGGCGCCCCGGACCGGCCCGCGGGGCGGCCCAACATGGCCCGGCTGGTGTTCCTCGACGCGCACACCCGTGACCTGTACGCCGACTGGCCGGCCAAGGCCAGGGCCGTGGTGGGGAATCTGCGCCTGGTGGCGGGCCTGCATCCGGACGACACCGCGCTCCACGCGCTGGTGGGTGAACTGAGCGCGAAGAGCGCGGACTTCGCCTCGATGTGGGCCGACCACCGCGTCACGGCCTGCGCCGTCGCGACCTACGAGATGCGGCATCCGCTGGTCGGTCCGCTGACCGTCACCCAGCAGACCCTGAGCCAGGGGCAGGGGCAGGGGCAGGGGCAGAACATCGTGGTCGCCACCGCCGAGGCCGACTCGCCCGCGCGGACCACGTTGGCCCTGCTCGCCCAGGTCACCCCGCAGCACGACCCGGCGCGGCCCGGAATCCGGGCCGGCTCCGGCTTCGGCTGA
- a CDS encoding winged helix-turn-helix transcriptional regulator, protein MTESAQLNQADPQKRYDVLHTECAARDVVDHVTSRWGVWVLISLRSNDLRFYELRDSIQGISEKMLAQTLRALVQDGLVWREVEPTTPPQVTYGLTEFGRDVGEPLTELFDRITRRLPPRSTD, encoded by the coding sequence GTGACCGAAAGCGCGCAGCTCAACCAGGCCGACCCGCAGAAGCGGTATGACGTGCTTCACACCGAGTGCGCCGCGCGCGATGTGGTCGACCATGTGACCAGCAGGTGGGGTGTGTGGGTACTGATCTCCCTGCGGAGCAACGACCTCCGGTTCTACGAGCTGCGCGACAGCATCCAGGGCATCAGCGAGAAAATGCTCGCCCAGACCCTGCGCGCACTGGTCCAAGACGGTCTGGTCTGGCGGGAGGTCGAGCCGACGACGCCGCCTCAGGTCACCTACGGACTGACCGAGTTCGGCCGGGACGTCGGCGAGCCGTTGACGGAGCTGTTCGACCGAATCACACGCCGGCTGCCGCCGCGCAGCACGGACTAG
- a CDS encoding DUF4241 domain-containing protein, translating to MEWVRDARLAAGPEATWYLEAAFTPGAHLGTVYDDPMTPVVVTGIEELTTIRVPSGRLVVDAPWHDDQVWEYQRGLPTRPPRELAVRIPPGVYRVETAWTAGPYEFMGEHVDGVECAATRLCISDDPVVGWEMGLSVEDDIARLQPGEEPRFFSDANVGCFADAGAWTTLSAPFRTFIDGVPAPRDSEQLADGCERVRDESQQADLVTFGAESGGVVWLGRTKTGHVAAIVVTSGMPDAKA from the coding sequence ATGGAGTGGGTCAGGGACGCCCGGCTGGCAGCCGGGCCTGAGGCCACCTGGTACTTGGAGGCGGCTTTCACGCCCGGCGCTCACCTTGGGACGGTGTACGACGATCCGATGACGCCGGTAGTCGTGACGGGCATCGAGGAGCTGACGACGATCCGCGTACCGAGCGGCCGGCTTGTCGTCGATGCGCCATGGCACGACGACCAGGTCTGGGAGTACCAGAGGGGGCTGCCGACCAGGCCCCCGCGGGAGCTGGCGGTGCGCATTCCCCCGGGCGTCTACCGGGTGGAGACCGCGTGGACGGCAGGCCCGTACGAGTTCATGGGCGAGCACGTCGACGGTGTTGAGTGCGCCGCGACGCGCCTGTGCATCAGCGACGACCCTGTCGTCGGATGGGAGATGGGCCTGAGCGTCGAGGACGACATCGCCCGGCTTCAGCCGGGCGAGGAGCCCCGCTTCTTCTCCGATGCCAATGTCGGCTGCTTCGCCGATGCAGGCGCGTGGACGACCTTGTCCGCACCGTTTCGCACGTTCATAGACGGGGTCCCAGCCCCACGCGATTCTGAGCAGCTGGCCGACGGGTGCGAACGGGTACGCGATGAGTCGCAGCAAGCCGATCTGGTCACGTTCGGGGCCGAGTCGGGCGGCGTCGTCTGGTTGGGCCGCACGAAGACCGGCCACGTGGCGGCGATCGTCGTCACCAGCGGCATGCCCGATGCGAAAGCATGA
- a CDS encoding SDR family oxidoreductase, whose product MIVVTGATGNIGRPLTQALTEAGRHVTAVSRHTAAVPDGARHVVADLAEPAGLRPVLAGAEALFLLLSGDLHANGAGSVDIIGEAAAGGVRRVVLLSTLGVVTRPFGPTRIAMRALEDTLRESGLEWSILRPGGFASNALWWADSVRARRVVAAPFGDVGVPIIDPADIAAVAAACLLSDRHTGGVYELTGPEVITPRQQAEAIAATLGSPVGFRELSRGEAKAAMTQSMPAELADDTLDILGSPSPAELRVSPDVQQVLGRAPRPFADWAARNAAAFR is encoded by the coding sequence ATGATCGTGGTGACCGGGGCTACTGGGAACATCGGGCGGCCGCTGACGCAGGCACTGACCGAGGCGGGCCGGCACGTGACGGCTGTGTCACGGCATACGGCGGCGGTGCCGGACGGGGCCCGCCATGTGGTGGCCGACCTGGCCGAGCCGGCCGGCCTCAGGCCCGTACTGGCAGGGGCGGAGGCGCTGTTCCTGCTGCTGTCCGGCGACCTGCACGCCAATGGGGCCGGCTCTGTCGACATCATCGGCGAAGCCGCCGCCGGCGGGGTCCGCCGGGTCGTCCTGCTCTCCACGCTGGGCGTGGTGACCCGGCCCTTCGGCCCGACGCGGATCGCGATGCGCGCGCTGGAGGACACGCTGCGGGAGTCCGGCCTGGAGTGGTCCATCCTGCGGCCGGGCGGCTTCGCCTCCAACGCCCTGTGGTGGGCGGATTCCGTCCGCGCGCGACGGGTGGTCGCGGCCCCCTTCGGCGACGTCGGGGTGCCGATCATCGACCCGGCGGACATCGCCGCAGTCGCGGCGGCCTGCCTGCTGAGTGACCGGCACACCGGCGGCGTCTACGAGTTGACCGGCCCGGAGGTGATCACTCCGCGCCAGCAGGCGGAGGCCATCGCCGCCACGTTGGGCTCGCCGGTCGGATTTCGCGAGCTCAGCCGCGGGGAGGCGAAGGCTGCCATGACCCAGAGCATGCCGGCGGAGCTCGCCGACGACACCCTGGACATCCTTGGTTCCCCGAGCCCGGCCGAACTGCGTGTCAGCCCGGACGTCCAGCAGGTCCTCGGCCGCGCCCCGCGCCCCTTCGCCGACTGGGCCGCCCGTAACGCCGCCGCGTTCCGCTGA
- a CDS encoding inositol monophosphatase family protein: protein MPIAMPFDAGTTLLADVTAAVKTAGAVLRDRYTSHARGVSLDEVVGEIHANDDAVLEVLREPLLRARQGSQWAEDELAGGALPPGEWWVVDPAEGNINHVHGMDDWAVTATLVRDNQPVLTVVHLPLTGDTYTAVAGGGARLNDQRLKVSAKTDLGAALIGTGQAKPGEDELTFRRIGDSVTAMLINGLVVRVSVPATMQLIHVAAGRMDAFWQFSDVRSGLVAGALLVSEAGGTVTDLAGEPWNTGSRDFLAGAPGVHAAALKVLSPIA from the coding sequence ATGCCTATCGCCATGCCGTTCGACGCCGGTACGACGCTCCTCGCCGACGTGACCGCCGCGGTGAAGACCGCCGGTGCCGTACTGCGCGACCGCTACACCTCGCACGCCCGGGGCGTGAGTCTCGACGAGGTCGTCGGCGAGATCCACGCCAACGACGACGCCGTCCTCGAGGTGCTGCGGGAGCCGCTGCTGCGGGCCCGGCAGGGGTCGCAGTGGGCCGAGGACGAGCTGGCCGGCGGCGCGCTCCCGCCGGGGGAGTGGTGGGTCGTCGACCCCGCCGAGGGCAACATCAACCACGTCCACGGCATGGACGACTGGGCCGTCACCGCGACCCTGGTCCGCGACAACCAGCCGGTACTCACCGTCGTCCACCTGCCGCTGACCGGCGACACCTACACCGCCGTCGCCGGCGGCGGCGCCCGCCTCAACGACCAGCGGCTGAAGGTGTCCGCCAAGACCGACCTGGGCGCCGCCCTCATCGGCACCGGCCAGGCCAAGCCCGGCGAGGACGAGCTCACCTTCCGGCGGATCGGTGACTCCGTCACCGCCATGCTCATCAACGGTCTGGTCGTACGGGTGTCCGTTCCCGCCACCATGCAGCTCATCCACGTTGCCGCAGGACGCATGGACGCGTTCTGGCAGTTCTCCGACGTCCGCTCAGGCCTGGTCGCCGGCGCCCTCCTGGTCTCCGAGGCCGGGGGCACCGTCACCGACCTGGCGGGCGAACCCTGGAACACCGGCAGCCGCGACTTCCTGGCCGGCGCGCCCGGCGTCCACGCCGCCGCCCTCAAGGTCCTCTCGCCGATCGCCTGA
- a CDS encoding NADPH-dependent F420 reductase: MSSIGILGAGRVGTNLAGKLAAAGHHVTLGTRGPEENGPLATGPAPRITFADQRTTARTTDIVINATPGDSSLDRLTGLRAELAGKILIDVSNATRDAPDGLPGDLCYPGSSLAEKLQAALPDTHVVKTLNTMLFMVMTAPETLATPPTAYLSGDDETAKKTVTGLLGDLGWQPERIEDLGDISTARATEAMILVVPHVLRRHGFRPFAVSLAR, translated from the coding sequence ATGAGCAGCATCGGCATCCTGGGCGCCGGCCGCGTCGGGACCAACCTCGCCGGCAAGCTCGCCGCAGCCGGACACCATGTCACCCTCGGCACCCGCGGCCCCGAAGAGAACGGCCCCCTCGCCACCGGGCCCGCCCCGCGGATCACCTTCGCCGACCAACGGACCACCGCCCGCACCACGGACATCGTGATCAACGCGACGCCGGGTGACAGCTCCCTGGACCGCCTCACCGGCCTGCGCGCCGAACTCGCCGGCAAGATCCTCATCGACGTCTCCAACGCCACCCGCGACGCCCCTGACGGCCTGCCCGGCGACCTGTGCTACCCCGGCAGCAGCCTCGCCGAGAAGCTCCAGGCCGCACTCCCGGACACCCATGTGGTCAAGACCCTCAACACCATGCTGTTCATGGTCATGACCGCCCCCGAAACCCTGGCCACCCCACCGACCGCCTATCTCTCGGGCGACGACGAGACCGCGAAGAAGACCGTCACCGGCCTGCTCGGAGACCTGGGCTGGCAGCCCGAACGCATCGAGGACCTCGGCGACATCAGCACAGCCCGCGCCACCGAGGCCATGATTCTGGTCGTGCCCCACGTCCTGCGCCGACACGGCTTCCGGCCCTTCGCCGTCTCCCTCGCCCGCTGA
- a CDS encoding LysR family transcriptional regulator, with product MQLDLNLLTALDALLEEGSVAGAAARLHVTAPAMSRSLGRIRRATGDQILVRTGRSMVPTTRALAMRAEVHALVQQAHHLLSAQQELDLATLDRVFTVRWHDALTAACGTALITAVHHRAPGVRLRLSAEPGTDDAELRRGEVDLASSSSAPTLPDIRHRLVGRDRLVVAVRPDHPLAEGPLSLEGYAAAQHLTVSRRGSLRDPIDDALTTRGLERRVVAAGPTAAFALQVALDTDLIVTVPDAVTRTAREQLGLATLAPPLPLPDVPLYLLWHGRYDNDRAHTWLRDLATETVRALFAPPTASQQPLSDRTAR from the coding sequence ATGCAATTGGATCTGAATCTGCTCACCGCCCTGGACGCACTGCTGGAGGAGGGCAGCGTCGCCGGCGCGGCAGCACGCCTCCACGTCACCGCACCGGCGATGAGCCGCTCCCTGGGCCGCATCCGCAGGGCCACCGGTGACCAGATCCTGGTCCGCACCGGCCGCAGCATGGTCCCCACCACCCGGGCGCTGGCCATGCGCGCCGAGGTCCATGCCCTCGTGCAGCAGGCCCACCACCTGCTGTCCGCCCAGCAGGAACTCGACCTGGCGACTCTGGACCGGGTGTTCACCGTGCGCTGGCACGATGCCCTGACCGCGGCCTGCGGCACCGCCCTGATCACCGCCGTCCACCATCGGGCGCCCGGCGTCCGGCTGCGCCTGTCCGCCGAACCCGGGACGGACGACGCCGAGTTGCGCCGGGGTGAGGTCGACCTCGCATCGAGCTCCAGCGCTCCGACGCTCCCCGACATCCGCCATCGCCTCGTCGGCAGGGACCGGCTGGTCGTCGCCGTCCGGCCGGACCACCCGCTCGCCGAAGGCCCGCTGAGCCTCGAGGGCTACGCAGCCGCCCAACACCTCACCGTTTCGCGGCGCGGAAGCCTGCGCGACCCGATCGACGACGCCCTGACCACACGCGGCCTCGAGCGACGCGTCGTGGCCGCCGGGCCCACCGCCGCCTTCGCGCTGCAAGTCGCCCTCGACACCGACCTGATCGTCACCGTCCCCGACGCGGTCACCCGTACCGCCCGGGAACAGCTCGGCCTGGCCACGCTGGCGCCGCCGCTCCCGCTGCCGGACGTCCCCCTGTATCTGCTGTGGCACGGGCGCTACGACAACGACCGCGCCCATACCTGGCTGCGCGACCTTGCCACCGAAACCGTCCGGGCACTGTTCGCGCCACCGACTGCCTCGCAACAGCCCCTCAGCGACCGGACCGCCCGGTGA
- a CDS encoding pyridoxamine 5'-phosphate oxidase family protein has protein sequence MALSRTEREQFLAEPHVAAFAVNAGAEGDRAPLAVPIWYQYAPGGDIWIMTGRDSRKADLIRAAGRFTLMVDRLEPTIRYVSVEGPVTSTVPATREQLVEISSRYLPAEKVEGYVDFAWKDHGEQVVIHMRPQRWVSSDLGNV, from the coding sequence GTGGCCCTGTCCCGGACCGAACGTGAGCAGTTCCTCGCCGAGCCCCACGTCGCCGCGTTCGCGGTGAACGCGGGAGCGGAAGGTGACCGTGCGCCGCTCGCGGTCCCCATCTGGTACCAGTACGCACCCGGCGGCGACATTTGGATCATGACCGGACGGGACTCGCGCAAGGCCGATCTGATCCGGGCCGCAGGCCGGTTCACCCTGATGGTGGACCGTCTGGAGCCCACGATCCGGTACGTGTCGGTCGAGGGGCCGGTCACCTCCACGGTTCCCGCCACGCGCGAGCAGCTGGTGGAGATCTCCTCCCGCTACCTGCCGGCGGAGAAGGTCGAGGGTTATGTCGACTTCGCCTGGAAGGACCACGGGGAGCAGGTCGTGATCCACATGCGTCCGCAGCGGTGGGTGAGTTCGGACCTCGGCAACGTCTGA
- a CDS encoding SRPBCC family protein: MNANTTTATPVIATAGEHDPFEVVDASDFTFSRRAWVDAAPDRVYDLISDVSAIGRWSPNASDVTFDRGAGPRVGAWFSGRNHKDGRQWTTRSQVVRADPGTAFAFVVGGAEDGIVQWSWSCHPRGRGTVVEQSWQLLRLDSVLGTTRGDLDALRDYMTDSVETTLLCLAQWIAEHPAVTGRSGR; encoded by the coding sequence TTGAACGCCAACACCACCACTGCTACCCCTGTCATTGCCACCGCCGGCGAACACGACCCCTTCGAGGTCGTGGACGCATCGGACTTCACCTTCTCCCGGCGCGCCTGGGTCGATGCCGCGCCCGACCGGGTCTACGACCTGATCAGTGACGTGTCCGCCATCGGGCGCTGGAGCCCCAACGCGAGCGACGTCACCTTCGACCGGGGCGCCGGTCCCCGGGTCGGAGCCTGGTTCAGCGGCCGCAACCACAAGGACGGCAGGCAGTGGACCACCCGCTCCCAGGTCGTACGGGCCGACCCCGGTACCGCCTTCGCCTTCGTGGTCGGCGGCGCCGAGGACGGCATCGTGCAATGGAGCTGGAGCTGCCACCCCCGGGGACGAGGCACCGTCGTCGAGCAGTCCTGGCAACTCCTGCGCCTCGACAGCGTGCTGGGCACCACCCGCGGCGATCTCGACGCGCTGCGCGACTACATGACGGACAGCGTCGAAACCACCCTGCTCTGCCTTGCTCAATGGATCGCCGAACATCCGGCCGTCACCGGGCGGTCCGGTCGCTGA
- a CDS encoding NAD(P)-dependent oxidoreductase, translating into MLTQLTVLGATGPIGQQVLQQALTAGHRVTALVRDAARLPQRDDERVTVVIGDAASAADVEEAARGSQALICALGPGKDYKSTLATRTAGPVLEAMAAAGLERLVWLSALGSGDTARRQSHFQTWAAKLVMGALMADKGIADETIARSDRDWTIALPVMFANGPTTAGYRTIPLDGTRGRVGGRINRADVADFLLSAATGERWVRRRVILTR; encoded by the coding sequence CTGCTCACGCAACTCACCGTCCTCGGCGCCACGGGCCCCATCGGCCAGCAAGTGCTCCAGCAGGCCCTCACCGCCGGACACCGGGTCACCGCACTGGTCCGTGACGCGGCCCGGCTGCCGCAACGCGATGACGAGCGCGTCACCGTCGTCATCGGCGACGCCGCCTCCGCCGCGGACGTCGAAGAGGCGGCTCGGGGCAGCCAGGCCCTCATCTGCGCCCTGGGACCGGGCAAGGACTACAAGTCCACTCTCGCCACCCGCACCGCCGGTCCCGTCCTGGAGGCCATGGCCGCCGCCGGACTGGAACGTCTCGTCTGGCTCTCGGCTCTCGGCTCGGGCGACACCGCCCGGCGCCAGTCCCACTTCCAGACCTGGGCGGCGAAGCTCGTGATGGGCGCGCTCATGGCCGACAAGGGCATCGCCGATGAGACCATCGCCCGCAGCGACCGCGACTGGACCATCGCCCTGCCCGTGATGTTCGCCAACGGCCCGACCACGGCCGGCTACAGGACGATCCCGCTCGACGGAACCCGCGGACGCGTCGGCGGGAGGATCAACCGTGCCGACGTGGCCGACTTCCTGCTTTCCGCTGCAACCGGCGAGCGCTGGGTCCGCCGGCGCGTCATCCTCACGCGCTGA